From a region of the Dictyostelium discoideum AX4 chromosome 2 chromosome, whole genome shotgun sequence genome:
- a CDS encoding hypothetical protein (Similar to Oryza sativa (Rice). ESTs AU069374(C61044)), translated as MTILKQLITKANLILPSVDKKVATLDSLVSVFKEIKCKDLKIDKPLTLTKPIGNGKKVFYYPLVENEKFTLAIFAFPPNTCIPTHDHPQMTVLSKVLYGSISCDSFDWIDNTSNVKKQGKAIYTGTNILNSNDEKVKITLPNENNIHRFQSGDEHCAVLDLLYPPYDSNFYRSCTYYRPTSVNGSIVDLMPYYPDFDCEEIIIIPNYNNNNNNNNNNNNNNNNNNNNNNKK; from the exons ATGACAATTttgaaacaattaataacaaaagcaaatttaattttaccatcGGTTGATAAAAAAGTTGCGACACTTGATTCATTAGTTTCAGTGTTTAAAGAGATCAAATGTAAAGATTTAAAGATTGATAAACCATTAACATTAACTAAACCAATTGGTAATGGTAAAAAGGTATTTTATTATCCATTggttgaaaatgaaaaatttacATTGGCAATCTTTGCATTCCCACCAAATACTTGTATTCCAACACATGATCATCCACAAATGACTGTTTTAAGTAAAGTTTTATATGGTTCAATTAGTTGTGATTCATTTGATTGGATTGA taATACAAGTAATGTTAAAAAACAAGGAAAAGCAATTTATACAGgtacaaatattttaaatagtaatgatgaaaaagttaaaataacattaccaaatgaaaataatattcataGATTTCAATCAGGTGATGAACATTGTGCagttttagatttattatatCCACCTTatgattcaaatttttaTAGAAGTTGTACTTATTATAGACCAACTTCTGTAAATGGTTCAATCGTTGATTTAATGCCATATTATCCAGATTTCGATTGTGAAG aaataattatcatcccaaattataataataataataataataataataataataataataataataataataataataataataataataaaaaataa